The sequence CACGCCGATAAGCTTATTGAACGCGTGTTGTTTCTGGAAGGATTGCCCAATCTGCAGCAACTTGAAAAATTGCGCATCGGTGAGCACAGCCAAGAAATGCTCGATTGTGATTATGCGATGGTGCAAGAGCAGTTAACGCTGCTACGTGATGCCATTACCCTGTGTGAAGCTGAGCAAGACTATGTGAGCCGAGATTTATTAGAAGATATTCTTGAAGATGAAGAAGAGCATTTAGATTGGCTCGAGTCTCAGCAGGAGTTGATCTCGTTAACGGGTATCCAAAATTATCTGCAATCACAAATCAGTGAATCATAGGAGCGAAATATGAAAGGCGATAAAGATGTCATCGATGCGTTAAATCGACTCCTAACGGGAGAACTCTCGGCAATGGATCAGTATTTTGTCCATGCCCATATGTACGAAGATTGGGGCTTGAATGAACTCTATGAACGTATCGCCCATGAGTCAGATGATGAGAAAGCCCATGCAGCAAAACTCGTGCAGCGTATT is a genomic window of Shewanella putrefaciens containing:
- the bfr gene encoding bacterioferritin yields the protein MKGHPKVVGQLNRVLTCELTAINQYFLHARMFKHWGFEKLNHVEYKKSIQDMKHADKLIERVLFLEGLPNLQQLEKLRIGEHSQEMLDCDYAMVQEQLTLLRDAITLCEAEQDYVSRDLLEDILEDEEEHLDWLESQQELISLTGIQNYLQSQISES